In a single window of the Nicotiana tomentosiformis chromosome 10, ASM39032v3, whole genome shotgun sequence genome:
- the LOC104097261 gene encoding glutathione S-transferase U10-like: MEKETEVVLLGSWFSSYCNRVRLALEIKGIQYEYTEQDLTNKSQELLNYNPIHKKVPVLVHKGKPIVESIVILEYIEDCWKNLTKLWPEEPYERAKVRFWINYYDQKIGPSSKAVLMSKGSEKDKAIEESKEVVKVLEEGTERDFPKRSPFLNGENPGILDIVIGSSACNAEAFNEAIGGGEDLNLDKYPCLFALVTALKNLPIMKQYLPQHHDLVAIIRNKFNLNQDA; the protein is encoded by the exons ATGGAGAAAGAAACTGAAGTTGTTTTACTAGGCTCCTGGTTCAGCTCCTACTGTAACAGAGTTAGACTTGCCCTTGAAATCAAAGGCATCCAATATGAGTACACAGAGCAAGATCTAACAAATAAGAGTCAAGAACTCCTCAACTACAATCCAATACATAAGAAAGTGCCTGTTCTTGTCCATAAAGGGAAACCTATTGTTGAATCAATTGTCATACTTGAATACATCGAAGATTGCTGGAAAAATTTGACCAAGTTGTGGCCAGAGGAGCCTTATGAGAGAGCCAAAGTTCGCTTCTGGATAAATTATTATGATCAAAAG ATTGGACCAAGCTCAAAAGCTGTTCTAATGTCAAAAGGGAGTGAAAAAGACAAGGCAATAGAAGAATCAAAGGAGGTGGTAAAGGTGCTTGAAGAGGGAACTGAAAGGGACTTTCCAAAAAGATCACCATTTCTGAATGGTGAGAATCCAGGGATTCTTGATATAGTAATAGGTTcaagtgcttgtaatgctgaagCCTTTAATGAAGCTATTGGAGGAGGAGAAGATCTTAACCTGGATAAATATCCTTGCCTTTTTGCACTTGTTACTGCTCTGAAAAACTTACCTATAATGAAGCAGTATCTTCCACAACACCATGATCTTGTTGCTATTATAAGGAACAAGTTTAACTTAAACCAAGATGCTTGA
- the LOC104097262 gene encoding large ribosomal subunit protein eL34, with product MVQRLTYRKRHSYATKSNQHRVVKTPGGKLIYQSTKKRASGPKCPVTGKRIQGIPHLRPTEYKRSRLSRNRRTVNRAYGGVLSGSAVRERIIRAFLVEEQKIVKKVLKIQKAKEKLAAKS from the exons ATGGTCCAACGACTAACTTACCGTAAACGGCACAGCTATGCCACCAAATCTAACCAACATAGGGTTGTCAAAACCCCAG GTGGAAAGCTGATTTATCAGAGTACTAAGAAGAGGGCTAGTGGACCTAAGTGCCCTGTTACTGGAAAAAGAATTCAAGGg ATTCCTCACTTGAGGCCTACTGAATACAAGAGGTCAAGATTGTCCAGAAACAGGAGGACTGTGAACCGTGCTTATGGTGGCGTGTTGTCAGGCAGTGCCGTACGTGAAAG GATCATACGAGCCTTTTTGGTGGAAGAACAAAAGATTGTGAAGAAGGTTTTGAAGATCCAGAAAGCCAAGGAAAAGCTAGCTGCTAAGAGCTAA